One stretch of Candidatus Rokuibacteriota bacterium DNA includes these proteins:
- a CDS encoding FixH family protein, which yields MTRWGPWGALVGLLLLPCEAGAGSFRTEAREITVELSSDPARPAQGRETVYTLSLQNAAGRPVAGAKVTLMGRMPDGMTVLTPLTESSRAGLYSGKVLFTMEGAWRLTVRIVQTSKPLELSFTEQVGR from the coding sequence ATGACGCGGTGGGGGCCGTGGGGTGCTCTTGTCGGGCTCCTCCTGCTCCCGTGCGAAGCCGGGGCAGGCAGCTTCAGGACCGAGGCCCGGGAGATTACGGTCGAGCTCTCGAGCGACCCCGCCAGGCCGGCTCAAGGGCGTGAGACCGTGTACACCCTCTCGTTGCAAAATGCCGCTGGTCGGCCGGTGGCCGGAGCCAAGGTCACGCTCATGGGGAGGATGCCTGACGGCATGACGGTCTTGACGCCGCTGACCGAGAGTTCGCGGGCCGGCCTGTATTCGGGGAAGGTACTGTTCACGATGGAGGGAGCGTGGCGACTGACCGTCCGAATCGTCCAGACGAGCAAGCCGCTGGAGCTGTCGTTTACCGAGCAGGTCGGCCGCTAG